The sequence below is a genomic window from Uranotaenia lowii strain MFRU-FL chromosome 2, ASM2978415v1, whole genome shotgun sequence.
gtATGTATCCGTGGGTacaatgaattttaatttgaattttgagtactctcaaaaaatatttatcggtCAAGGAGTAACTAGCTTTAGCGATGTGTTTCTTTTgataaacttattgaaaaaacgttatgaataacttttgcaaaatagccattttttttgttcttgatcaaaaatttgctttaaaaaggttatcaaaattactttttaataaAAGGAAATAATCGaaaagattttatgaaatttaagtGCATCGCTTTACTTTTGCTCATTATGTTGCTGCTTTTCagttcttaaaaaaacaatttttggaaaatttcaagaattttattttcataccttttctgaagcacacatttgaacaaagctgattctacttttttttttatttcaatggactCTGGCCATTCGCTCTTGTTTACATTTATTCATTGAGAAACTCTCCCATTCAATAGGTACGATTGATGCCCGAGCgagttttaacattaaaaaactatGTAATGCGTCtcatttcaaactcgtagtATTTTTAAGCATTTCATTGCCTTCTAATGTGCttgcaatttaaaaactaatttctttggagcaaaaaatttttccgtcatcggtgaaaaatattttcagaatgcacattgccattcAGACGTGGAAATGAacgcggaatttatattcaccactcttgttcattttccgttttcacgttcgctcagtgcgtttacacttcgagcggaatgtcagtgaacgcggaaaaaatatttcGCAGTGAAAATCgtgggaattgaaataaaaccaattttaaagggttttgcACAAGGAACCGGTTCATAAATAatctttcaaccattccgcACCTATTTCACCTAGTTTTGCAGCGATGAAATGCagcatagtcgagtttttgaagaatataagtgttttaattttcacgttcgaaagaactgtaaatgcaTCTTTAGGGAATAttagaagtggaaagtgataaTTAGCTATCGCGACTAATCAAATTGTTTTCTAATGACCTCACGAACCTGACCTGACCAGACGAAATTAAACAAAGATAACTCTAAACAAACACTGAACCTGCGTTTTTCAACAGATTGTTTTCATGAACTCAATCAATATCCTGATTCTTATTCTTGATTAACCTCGAttcatattttcatataaaCTCGTATCCTGATCATGATACCAATATTGATTATTCTCTTGATTCTTTTCGGAGTCCTGATCCATATCTAAATTCTAATCGTGATCCCGAACCTGAACATAAATGGTACAAATCTAGGGTTGCCATCAGTCCTACAAAAGCGGagaatgtcccgctttttttaatttcttgctGCCTcgcctttttctcaaaatgtgccgctttttctgagaaatcatttttttatgaagtttcactgacttATACTAGAAAAACCTAAAAATAGtctcattttaaattaattcgaTCATCACAAAATATCATTCAAATTTGATGCATTTATTTCTTCCAAAATGAGTAGCATTTTACCAATGTTTATATAGGACAAGATGATACAACAAGTTCACAGTTCGGAATTGGCTCTCGTCGCGTGCGGTCGTGTTTTCCCGGGGCTACGCATATGTGAATATAGTTTGGGCACAGGTTTGGGTTCTTTAGATTGTGTACCTCAAAAAAAGATAGATTTGGCTTCGAAGTAGTGTTGTGCTTTTATCATCGCGTTCCGATAAGTATTTTCAATGTAATGTTGGTTccagtaagaaaaaaaacagatttccttAGAAATCTCCTAAAAAAGTGCTCAATAAAATTCGTGCAGTTTTCTGCTTTTGGGTTTATAAAGAGGGGGATTGAGGAAGTGAAAATCGGGGTGAAATTTGAAGAGGCTCTAATGGTGAAGAATTGAATTGTTGTTGCTCGCTTATAGTTTTTGCCCCAGTGATTTAGTTAAAAGAAATGCAAAGTTATGctcttgaagaaaaaattgcaGTGGACGCGTCAGGTTGATGGTGAAGAAAAATCAACTCCCCCTTTCGTGTGGTTGCCATAGCGACGGCAGTAGATATTCGGCTTGCTGCGATCAAATATGTTGGTCGCTTTCCGATTTGTGGTATAATTAAAAATAGCATTGATGATACTGGCGGAACGAGAAGTTTCTTCAATTCAATTATGCTAGTCCATGCGTAGCATAATCATACGCTTATTTTTAACATGAAGGGAAGATTCTATTCAGgtgtaaatttgaaatcagtgaAGAAAGATACagctatgaatttaaaaagaaaagggAAATGAAAtgcattggacgctatctcaaagggaaaaaagtgaataatgcAGTGATGAGGTAGGAAGAGGGAATGAAAAAAGAGTGgatattaaaatgaaatcagGATAGTCTGCAAAATACAAAATACCCAATATAGAATAACGTGGTACAAGTCTAgctaataaaatcagaaaaatgaatTTAGGTGTCAACCACTTAGAAAAAGTAACCGATGTGCGAAGAAAAGTGTGTTGTTAGCAGGGCATTGATTGATGAATGTGTGAGTGAGCGGGCTTCGAGCAATTTCGATCTTGTGTTTCTCTAGTGGGGGCTCATTTGAGTAGGCTCAACCAAAGGGCTCATGACAATCATAATTGTGCAATAACAATTATGTTTCTATATAACTTGGTGGTGAAATAGCACCAGCATTGCGATGCGGTACCAATAAATGAGTTGGTGGAAAATAGTaccaaataattattttctgtGAAGGATAACCCATGATAAACCAGATCAGAAGAATTGAAAATGAGAAGGAGAACATGGGTGCGTATCGGAAAGCAAGGGGGAAGAAGCGGGAGTATCCGAGAAAAAATCTGGCTAAAAGGAAAGCTAGGAAAAGCAATGTTATGGTGAATAAAAATACAGCCGGGAGAAAAGCCACCGTTGTGCTGGGTAGAAGAATGGcattattgcaattttttttcaaatggccTTCCTGGGtgtcaatgataaaaaaatatgagaattgacatgaaattgaaagaattaAAATCAATCGTTTATCTGAGCCAATAATATAACGCTGAGACATTTCTTGACATTTAAGGAAAACTTCAGATGATCTGTGGTGTTTATTTTATGCGGTTCAAGTGATTTTAAGAAGAGTTTAACGATGGCTGCTCAGCAAAACAAGTGTTCGTGGAGAGGGTCTCAAATAGCAAAGAAATAAAGAAGGTGAATAAGATAATTTGAAGTGTAATGGAAAGTTCTTAGAAATGTTATCTATGGTTAGGGTGCTGTTAGTGGGTGGAACAGAAAGgcagtaaaaaaattaatagaagaaaaaagcATAGAGGTCTACTTTGAAAACAAGTGTATAATTCAGGTAAGGGGGCAGTAGtgaagagaggaaaaaaaaagatacgcAGAATAAAATACCCTGAAAAAAGTGTCCAGAGCTAAAAACCTAATAGTTTTTAATCTTTGGGTTCGAAATGGAGTGCTGAAAGTTGGGCAGCTATTGAGGTGTGCTGGTGCTGGTTTAAAATGCCAGACATAATTGTATTTGAAGTTCAGTATCGGCAGTAAGGTTTGGGTCTAGGTCCCCTTACTACCCGATGGGTAagatgtttgttctcatttattTGCATAAAATGGAACTGTCAATCAGATGCCAACTGGCCAgatatatacacggatgccggaatacctgtagtaaataTATAGCactaaaaatgttataaatcttCAACTGGTTGTGTATCTGATTGATTTGTTCTCCAAAAATATACTCTCATGTACACGTTATACATTCACTtcataacagttcacacgaaatcatggtgtcgggtatagtgcttttaaaattttatgattaattGATGTTATCTAAAAAGTATGTGAGCAATTACTTTGATAAAACTgcggtgattccgtgcacccatgatggattacatacatacatacatacatacaagatgATACAACAAGTTTATATAGGACAAGATTAAATAATGCTTAGCATTTATAGCCAGATCAGCCATAACATTTCCAGACATATCCGTATCGGGTGAATCCgagcaattttattttaaaattattcaatattcgGGCAtctgatttcataattttctaccctaaatccgggaaaaatccgggcaaatttgatcaaaaccaagGAACTATTCATGCGTTCTTCGAGTATCTACGTTTTATTgatattcatatttatttttcaattgattttttttccagaatcctAGCAAAATCCGTTAAAAGTCAAACTTAGGAAAGAGTCAAATTCCGAATAAAATACAAAAGGACTACCGagcggaaaaaaatattttcaatcaaactttgAATGAATGGGcaagttgattaaaaaaaaacttggtagaCGATTGAAAACGGctgtttataaatttaaaaactttcttaaaaattcGGAATTTTAATTACTCTGACTCTGAACTAAAACATATCTACTGAAGAtttcatagtttaaaaaaagggaagttCTCTTGAGAATTAACtttcttaaaacaaatttcattttaatatttgttgtccaaaacgaagttttgtaaaaaaggCATGCTTTCCTTCATAAAAACACtgtcgaaaaatattttttttccgataCAGTTTTCTCAACAGTGTCGAAAAGTGCTTCTTTTCGACATtactgttttgattttaaaggaaAACAGCAGATCATtaattctgataaaattttaatttgatttaaagggtatttaaaagcattgccaAAAACTTTGTAAGCAGCTCGTTGCAAAACTAAATTGTTCCACACTATTCGTGCTCCCTAACTTGGATAGCCTCGTTGATATCATGTACAGCTCGTGCTGACAAAGTTTACTTTTTCAACTTCACGCAAAGATAAATTGTTCTTATTGATAATGATTTTATCGAGAAGTGttctcttaaaattttatttatttcatcatcaAAACTTCGGgcattttgaaattatgaatattttaggggagaatgaggaatccctggagatacttgattcctcagctatatctcgaaactggaatgtcttacgtAGATCAAAATGATCTTAAGAAATGGGCAATTTGAACAAACCACAaacatgttatttaaaaaaagaaaattttattgtaagatttattgcaattttttttttaaaacctaataaaatgtgacttgaagataaATAATTATCATTTTGAAATGCTCCCTACACGACAAAATCactataaaaatattgattccaatataaaaatcgttttctgaattcttaataccatttcaaaataccatattttcaaagcaatagtaactctcattttttttaggaCAATGTTCTCCAAAATGTATGACATAGGTTGACTTGATCCCTCAAGTCCAAAACGATAATTTCTTCCTCTGAATTGATGTTGATAATTTCCATACAcgaaattatttatatttatccAATGACTGATATTTATGCCATAATTTCCTgctaaaaaggactcaaaaaagtacttttatttaagaataataaaattgcgcctttaagtatgcaatgaatagAGGgcagtagacaaacttttagaattaaTTTTGACTGACACTTatgaactttgaaatgaaaaaaaaaatgcattaaaaagtCAATGAAACTTTTacctttaaattttgcatgatttttgccaaagctcagggcaccctgattgaaggatcaagtcttgctttacttacttaatgatcccgcgccgatcctccggtgcatagagccgtggtaaaagacctccactgttgacgatccggagccagagTCTTCACCTGGTGTTCGTATACACGAAATTGAGTGCAGTGGCGCAACCTAGTTCTGAAACCGATTTGAAGTTGAGTTTTGGCCGATGAGGCGTGCTGTCATATTGGCGCGGATGACATAAACCAAAGCTGCGAAAGGCAGTTTCCGCCAGGCCCCGATATAAAAGGCCCTTCGGGAAAGGCGTGTTGCTTTTTCATTTGCTGGCAGTGGAAGACGTCACCCGAGCAAAACAATCTGTGATAGAGTGTGTGTTGAAAGTCTAGaatgtttatttaatttgtgAAAAGTTGTTGTTATTAGATTGTTAAGTAAAGTAGGAATAAATATTGTAGTCTGTAAGAGTGATTAGTTGAACAAATTGGAAATTAAAGAAAGTGGAAGAACTTACCTGGCCGCTTTTAATACTTACCTGCATACCTACCTGTCTGGAAACTTACTCATCTGGAGAACTTACCTGCAACTGGATCCCGGAACTCTGGAACATCAAATTTCTTAACCGACGAGGCGCTGAAAGTTTAAGGTACTTACcatatggtccttcgagccggatgccCGTCGAACTCCGAGCGTCCGGAACCCTACGTCTTTGAACTTCATCGTTGGTGTGGATTCCTGTTGAAATTATACAAGGCATTCTAATTGCCTTAAGAAGATAGCCGACCGAGTGATGGCTTCGGAACGCCGAATCAAGTCGCTGAAACTGCGATTGCGTAGCATCGAGACGTCGTTTAACCTCATCAAAGTGTTTGTGGACAATTTTGATGAAGAAACCCAGTCGATGGAAGTCCCTGTGCGACTGGAGAATCTTGGTGTCCTATGGGCGGATTTCGGCAAAACTCAAGCCGAGCTTGAAGCTGCTGATGTCGAAGATTCCGCTGTAATCGATCAGCAACTCAAACAGCGAGCACAGTTCGAGACGGATTACTATCGTGTCAAGGGTTTTCTGCTGTCCGTgaataaaataacaacaacaagtTCACAATTTTGTCAGTCCAGTTCGCATTTCCCTGCTTCTTCCCAGATTCGACTTCCAGATGTGAAACTCCCCGTATTTAATGGAACGCTCGAACACTGGCTAAACTTTCATGATCTGTTTATTTCACTGGTACACTCCTCCAGTGAATTATCCAATATTCAGAAGTTCTATTACCTTCGATCGTCGTTGGCTGGGGATGCGTTGAAACTTATACAGACGATTGCGATCAGCGCCAACAACTACCCCGTGGCTTGGAACTTACTCATCGATCACTTTCAAAATCCGGCACGACTAAAGCAAACTTACGTTGACTCTCTGTTTGAGTTTGCTCCGTTGAAGAAAGAATCCGCAGCTGATCTTCATTCGCTAGTTGAACGTTTTGAAGCCAATGTTCGTATTTTGAAGCAGCTGGGAGAAAAAACGGAATTCTGGGATGTCTTGCTCATTCGCATGCTTAGTATTCGTCTCGATTCTACCACACGAAGAGACTGGGAAGAATTTTCATCATCACATGAAGCCACCACCTTTCAAGATCTGGTCAGCTTTCTCCAACGACGGGTCACCGTTTTGCAGAGCGTCAGCAACATGCATCTGGAAACTTCTTCGGCTCCGGCTCCCAAAAGGCAGGTTCAACGTACATCGATCATAAGTAATGGTGCTACGCAATATTCCTCCCGTCAATGCTATGCCTGTTGTGAACATCATCCCCTCTATATGTGCTCCACCTTCTCAAAGATGTCAGTCGAAGACAAGGATAAGCTCGTGCGTCGCCAACAACTGTGCAGAAATTGTTTACGCAAGGGTCATCAAGCCAAAGTCTGCCAATCGAAAAACTCCTGCCGCAAATGTAGAGGGCGCCATCACAGTCAACTGTGCAGTCAAGAAACCTCTTCTGCCGAAACCAGTCAACCTAGAGCGGATGCGATGGTTCCCAAGGATCCTGTTCATGTCAGCGGAGAATGTTCTTCGCTATCAGCAGCAGTTGGAAAGCCTCTCAATAAGGGTCACCCACACCAGGTGCTCCTTGCAACGGCCGTGATCAAACTGATCGACGATCATGGCAACACTCATCTCGCGAGAGCACTCCTCGACTCGGGCAGTGAATGCAGTTTCGTCACCGAGTCATTTTCGCAGCAGCTGAAGTCTCGTCGTACCAAGGTTCACCTATCAATCTCTGGAATCGGCCTGTCTTCCACTCACGCTCGTTGTAAACTTCGCACCACCATACAGTCTCGAGTTACGCAATTTTCCACCATCGTAGAGTTTCTAGTACTGCCAAAACTCACACTCAATTTGCCGTCTGCAACACTAGACATTTCAAAATGGAATCTACCGAAGGAAATAGAGCTTGCAGATCCCACCTTTTACCAAAATTCTCCCATCGACATCATCTTAGGTGCAGAAGTGTTCTTCGACTTGTTTAAGCCTTCTGGAAGAATTCCTCTGGGAGAATCACTGCCTGTTCTGATAAATTCCGTTCTGGGATGGGTCGTGTCTGGCAAGGTCACAAGCTTCAATACAGTCAGCCCAGTTATTTCCAATCTTGCAACAGTAGCTGACCTTTACCAACTTATGCAGCGTTTTTGGGTAATTGAAGAGGAAGATTCTACTCCTTGTGTGTCGGTGGAAGAAGCAGCCTGTGAGCAACACTTTGTTCGCACTGTTCAACGCAACTCGGAAGGTCGATACGTAGTTCGGCTGCCCCTGAAGGAGCCAGTATCCGCCATTGGTGACAATCGCAGCATCGCCCTACGACGATTTCACATGATCGAGTCCCGTTTGCAACGAAACAAGGATCTACGAGCTGAATACCAAGAGTTCATGTCTCAGTACGCTGCCCTAGGTCACATGCAACGAGTAGATCACACAACGCACTCCAGCCCGCAGTACTATCTTCCACATCACGCAGTCATTAGGGAAGAAAGTTCCACGACCAAGGTGCGAGTCGTCTTTGACGCTTCCTGCAAATCGGTAACTGGGAAATCGTTGAACGATGTACTCATGGTCGGCGCAGTCATCCAAGACGATCTTCGAGCCATCATCTTGCGAACCCGAATCAACGCAATTTTGCTCATCGCCGACATCAAACAGATGTATCGCCAGATCCTAGTAGACGAACGTGATACACCTCTTCAAAGAATTCTCTGGCGGAACTCACCCGAAGAACCCATCAGCACATTCGAGTTGAGAACCGTCACCTACGGTACGGCTAGCGCACCTTTTCTAGCCACTCGAACACTTCAACAACTCGCCGAAGACGAACAAGCAGATTTCCCGCTGGGCTCAAAGGTTCTCAAACGTGATGTGTATGTAGACGATCTTGTGACCAGCGGAAGGACGGCCGAAGAATTGCTGGAGGTACGGAAGCAGCTTGACCAGATGTGCAGACGAGGTGGATTCGAATTTCGCAAATTTGCTTCGAATTTGGATTCAGTATTGGAAGGGGTTCCTGCTGAAAGACGTGCGCTCCAATCTTCTGTTGAACTCGCTACCGATCAATGTATCAAGACCCTGGGATTGCATTGGGAACCAACTTCGGACCACTTTCGTTTCAAAATTCATCTACCCGAACAATCCCAGTCCACCCTCATGAGCAAAAGAATGGCCCTTTCTCAGATTGCTCAGCTCTTCGACCCGTTAGGATTGGTAGGTCCAGTCATCGTTACAGCGAAGGTGTTCATGCAGACTCTGTGGAGTCTCAAAGCAGACGACGGCAAAGCCTGGGGATGGGATCAACCTTTACCACCCTCACTTACAACGTACTGGCAAAACTACTATTCGCAGTTACCTCTTCTGGAGCACCTTCGAGTTCCTCGTTGCATTGTGCTACCCCAATTCGATACGATACAACTGCATCTGTTCTCTGACGCATCGGAACACGCTTATGGTGCTTGTGCATACTTCCGGTCAACAGATTCCTCTGGCGCCATTTCTGTCGGTCTCCTAACAGCCAAATCTAAAGTAGCCCCACTGAAGAAGCGTAGCATACCAAGGCTTGAGCTTTGCGGAGCACTCGAAGCAGCTCAATTATACCACAAAATATCCTCAGCATTCGGGCAAAAGTTTCAGACGTTTTTCTGGGTCGATTCAACTACTGTGCTCGCTTGGCTGAAGGCAAGCCCTTCAGTTTGGACAACATTTGTCGCAAACCGCGTTTCCAAAATCCAGCTTTCGACAGAGGGTACATCCTGGAATCACGTCTCTGGTCAGCAAAACCCAGCTGATCATATCTCGAGGGGTATCGATGCTCAAACGTTGATTTCATGTGAGCTATGGTGGCAAGGACCAGATTGGCTTCGCTCGAATCAGTGGCAACCATCATCGTCGACATCCTCCTTTGAAACCCAGTTAGAATTCCGTACATCGAGGCCCGCAGGACTGATGACCACAACCACAAAGACATTCCTCGACTCTTACATAgaacgattttcaaaatatcaaaccaTGCTGCGCGTGACAGCATTCTGCATGCGGTTTTGCCACAATTCTCGGAAGGGGGCGATTCGGAAGTGCCAGGCTTTTCTATCAACCATAGAAATCCGTGATGCTGAAACAACTCTCATTCGGTGGGTTCAAGCTCAAGAGTTTCCAGAGTGCATTGAAGCTCTGCGAGCTTCAAAATCGATCCCCGCCAAATCTCGCCTTAGATGGTTTACACCGTTTCTGGATCCGAGCCAAATAATGCGCATAGGAGGACGAATTGACAGATCGCCGCTAAACTACGACGCTAGGCATCAAATTTTGCTTCCCTGCAATCATCGTTTTTCCGCATTATTGGTCGAGTGTCTTCACGAAAGAAATCTGCATGCTGCTCCGCAATTGCTCGTGGGATTACTCCGCCTGAAGTACTGGATCATAGGGGCCAGAAACCTGGCCAAAACCATTGTCCATCGCTGCCTAATCTGCGTCCGAGCTCGCCCTAAATTGGTGGAACAATTTATGGCGGAGCTGCCAAAGGAACGCATAAGCGCAAGTCGTCCTTTTACGATAACGGGAGTGGATTACTGGGGCCCTATTTTCCTGAAACCTCCGCATCGTCGTTCAGCACCCATCAAATCGTTCGTAGCCGTTTTCGTTTGCTTCAGCACAAAGGCCGTGCACATTGAAATGGTTTCGGACTTAACTACAGCGAAATTCGTTCAGGCTCTGAGACGCTTCGTCTCGCGTCGGGGTCCACCCTCCGATCTACATAGCGACAATGGCAGAAACTTTCTCGGTGCTAAAAACGAGTTGCACCGTCTTCTTCGCAATCCAGAGTACAACGAGAAAGTAGCAATTGAATGTGCCGATTGCAACATCCGTTGGCATTTCAATCCACCGAGGGCATCGCATTTCGGCGGGCTATGGGAGTCTGCCATCAATTCAGCACAAAAACACTTCGTCCGTGTGGTCCGGGACCGCGCTCTGGCATACGACGACATGCACACCCTATTATGCCAGATAGAATGCTGCCTTAATTCACGGCCGATCGTTGCCTTGAGTGACGATCCTTCCGATTTCGAACCGCTGACACCTGGTCACTTCCTGGTTGGTACATCTCTAAAGGCGGTCCCAGACGAAAATCTATCTGCAGACACGGTTCATTATCTGAAGAAGTGGCAACTCGTTCAGAAACTCTTCCAAGATGTGTGGCGACGCT
It includes:
- the LOC129741288 gene encoding uncharacterized protein LOC129741288, producing MASERRIKSLKLRLRSIETSFNLIKVFVDNFDEETQSMEVPVRLENLGVLWADFGKTQAELEAADVEDSAVIDQQLKQRAQFETDYYRVKGFLLSVNKITTTSSQFCQSSSHFPASSQIRLPDVKLPVFNGTLEHWLNFHDLFISLVHSSSELSNIQKFYYLRSSLAGDALKLIQTIAISANNYPVAWNLLIDHFQNPARLKQTYVDSLFEFAPLKKESAADLHSLVERFEANVRILKQLGEKTEFWDVLLIRMLSIRLDSTTRRDWEEFSSSHEATTFQDLVSFLQRRVTVLQSVSNMHLETSSAPAPKRQVQRTSIISNGATQYSSRQCYACCEHHPLYMCSTFSKMSVEDKDKLVRRQQLCRNCLRKGHQAKVCQSKNSCRKCRGRHHSQLCSQETSSAETSQPRADAMVPKDPVHVSGECSSLSAAVGKPLNKGHPHQVLLATAVIKLIDDHGNTHLARALLDSGSECSFVTESFSQQLKSRRTKVHLSISGIGLSSTHARCKLRTTIQSRVTQFSTIVEFLVLPKLTLNLPSATLDISKWNLPKEIELADPTFYQNSPIDIILGAEVFFDLFKPSGRIPLGESLPVLINSVLGWVVSGKVTSFNTVSPVISNLATVADLYQLMQRFWVIEEEDSTPCVSVEEAACEQHFVRTVQRNSEGRYVVRLPLKEPVSAIGDNRSIALRRFHMIESRLQRNKDLRAEYQEFMSQYAALGHMQRVDHTTHSSPQYYLPHHAVIREESSTTKVRVVFDASCKSVTGKSLNDVLMVGAVIQDDLRAIILRTRINAILLIADIKQMYRQILVDERDTPLQRILWRNSPEEPISTFELRTVTYGTASAPFLATRTLQQLAEDEQADFPLGSKVLKRDVYVDDLVTSGRTAEELLEVRKQLDQMCRRGGFEFRKFASNLDSVLEGVPAERRALQSSVELATDQCIKTLGLHWEPTSDHFRFKIHLPEQSQSTLMSKRMALSQIAQLFDPLGLVGPVIVTAKVFMQTLWSLKADDGKAWGWDQPLPPSLTTYWQNYYSQLPLLEHLRVPRCIVLPQFDTIQLHLFSDASEHAYGACAYFRSTDSSGAISVGLLTAKSKVAPLKKRSIPRLELCGALEAAQLYHKISSAFGQKFQTFFWVDSTTVLAWLKASPSVWTTFVANRVSKIQLSTEGTSWNHVSGQQNPADHISRGIDAQTLISCELWWQGPDWLRSNQWQPSSSTSSFETQLEFRTSRPAGLMTTTTKTFLDSYIERFSKYQTMLRVTAFCMRFCHNSRKGAIRKCQAFLSTIEIRDAETTLIRWVQAQEFPECIEALRASKSIPAKSRLRWFTPFLDPSQIMRIGGRIDRSPLNYDARHQILLPCNHRFSALLVECLHERNLHAAPQLLVGLLRLKYWIIGARNLAKTIVHRCLICVRARPKLVEQFMAELPKERISASRPFTITGVDYWGPIFLKPPHRRSAPIKSFVAVFVCFSTKAVHIEMVSDLTTAKFVQALRRFVSRRGPPSDLHSDNGRNFLGAKNELHRLLRNPEYNEKVAIECADCNIRWHFNPPRASHFGGLWESAINSAQKHFVRVVRDRALAYDDMHTLLCQIECCLNSRPIVALSDDPSDFEPLTPGHFLVGTSLKAVPDENLSADTVHYLKKWQLVQKLFQDVWRRWHLEYLTTLQHRVKWCNPPVTIRENQLVLLKEEGIPPIRWPTARITKIHPGADGITRVVTLKTPKGSCTRPVAKICLLPITSASEESKLTTDAEQSTSDRIWKKS